One stretch of Pseudomonas sp. NC02 DNA includes these proteins:
- a CDS encoding sigma-70 family RNA polymerase sigma factor, producing MSGADTSHSDYVGGLFRSHYDWLCGRLHRHLDSRAHAEDIAADTFVQLLSSPGVAPIRQPRALLTTIAQRLMYQLWRRRDLERAYLDALDQDETSPAPSPEDLAQMLEALQAIDQLLDGLPAKVKATFLLSQLNGLTYPEIAAELGISQRSVSDYMTRAVNRCLRLCLE from the coding sequence ATGTCCGGCGCCGACACTTCTCACAGCGATTACGTGGGCGGATTGTTCCGCAGTCATTACGACTGGCTGTGCGGCCGTTTGCACCGCCATCTCGATTCCCGTGCCCACGCCGAAGACATCGCCGCCGACACCTTCGTCCAGCTCCTGAGTTCCCCGGGCGTGGCGCCGATCCGCCAGCCACGCGCCTTGCTCACCACCATTGCCCAACGCCTGATGTACCAGCTGTGGCGTCGCCGTGACCTGGAGCGCGCCTACCTCGACGCCCTCGACCAGGACGAAACCTCGCCCGCGCCATCCCCTGAGGATTTGGCGCAGATGCTCGAAGCCCTGCAGGCCATCGACCAGTTGCTCGACGGCTTGCCGGCCAAGGTCAAGGCGACCTTTCTGCTGTCGCAACTCAATGGCCTGACCTACCCGGAAATCGCGGCCGAGCTGGGCATTTCCCAACGCTCGGTCAGCGACTACATGACCCGTGCCGTCAACCGCTGCCTGCGGCTGTGCCTGGAATGA
- a CDS encoding fatty acid desaturase has translation MSNYLDETQRREIEALAQTFTARTEWPTWLLLIGVYAGWFAVILASHWLGLWLSTALLIPLVTLWMSLQHELLHGHPTRFTALNKLLGYAPFAVWYPYTLYRNCHLVHHNDEDLTVPGVDPESRYLNQRQWDDSSLFERTLHWLTKTVLGRFLLGSPLALWKLARNEVRRLRKGQRQAWLMWLSHGTVTVLMLTFIAHYSVLPVWHYVALVSVPALSVAAIRSYYEHRPHPQPEQRTVLNEAAWPWTWLFLNNNLHLVHHDLPKLPWYLLPTVYRARREQWVARSGGFLVQGYGQLIGRHGLKAIDSPRHPFA, from the coding sequence ATGAAACCCAGCGCCGGGAAATCGAAGCCCTGGCCCAGACCTTTACCGCCCGCACCGAGTGGCCGACCTGGCTGCTGTTGATCGGCGTCTATGCCGGCTGGTTTGCGGTGATCCTCGCCAGCCACTGGCTTGGCCTGTGGCTGAGTACCGCACTGTTGATCCCGCTCGTGACGCTGTGGATGTCCCTGCAACACGAACTGCTGCACGGCCATCCCACCCGCTTCACTGCTTTGAACAAACTCCTCGGCTACGCACCGTTTGCCGTCTGGTACCCCTACACCCTGTACCGCAACTGCCACCTGGTGCACCACAACGACGAAGACCTGACGGTGCCCGGTGTCGACCCGGAAAGCCGCTACCTGAATCAGCGGCAGTGGGATGACAGTTCGCTGTTCGAGCGCACCTTGCATTGGCTGACCAAGACCGTCCTGGGGCGCTTCCTGTTGGGTTCGCCGCTGGCGCTGTGGAAGCTGGCGCGCAACGAGGTCAGACGCCTACGCAAAGGCCAGCGCCAGGCGTGGCTGATGTGGCTGAGCCATGGCACCGTGACCGTGCTGATGCTGACCTTCATCGCCCACTACAGCGTGCTGCCGGTGTGGCACTACGTGGCGCTGGTCAGCGTGCCGGCCTTGTCGGTGGCGGCGATCCGTTCCTACTATGAGCATCGCCCGCACCCACAACCGGAACAGCGCACGGTGCTTAACGAAGCCGCCTGGCCGTGGACCTGGCTGTTCCTCAACAACAACCTGCACCTGGTGCATCACGACTTGCCGAAGCTGCCGTGGTATTTGCTGCCCACCGTGTACCGCGCGCGCCGCGAACAATGGGTGGCGCGCAGCGGCGGGTTCCTGGTGCAGGGTTACGGCCAGTTGATCGGCCGTCACGGGCTCAAGGCCATCGACAGCCCACGGCACCCCTTTGCTTGA
- a CDS encoding TonB-dependent receptor encodes MSPFNRTPLRTFALVPLASLFLSFAASAEEARQVYHIAPGPLDEVLLNISRQSGQVISFTPQLGNYSSARVDGSLSAQQAVDAALKGTGLQVQVSPDGAFIIKEGAKVAPASNSIKAQTAEAQAPTLDRVVAIGTRRSDATALTSSAPVDVINAEELKQTGATSLNQALFQLLPSFNFPQNNSATRGQDPKGASLRGLSPDQTLVLINGKRRHTSAVVNISGGVPFIGAQPVDLDMIPISAIDHVEVLRDGASAQYGSDAVAGVVNIVLKERDSGGGINTQLGKYAQGDGFSKTTDGWYGIGLPGDGFLTLSFNTLNNKPDDIGDKYVADGQVQDPRWGGAGRDKYNLAANAEIGLNDQWRLYSFATFGQDTSVNNTPPLLASSPNNVAGIYPNGTIPKYRYRYEDGAVTVGTRYEDESIGRFDLSATYGRDEHDELAFNTVNPSYGINSPTKFNVATLVNDQTNITLDYAKDLNVDWSSHPLTVSAGVAYRHEQYRLEAGDYDSYSYGGIDGVQVGAVQASGLTPDDAGTFKRDVGGVYFGLENQVTDKLQVGIAGRTEHYSDFGSATTGKLSARYDFTPKVGLRATVNNAYHAPSLGQIGTSWTTTTNLDANGNPVLTRMLPADNPAARALGAQPLKPEKSTNFSLGLVLRPTDQASLTIDAYQISIRDRLLFSGGISGPLAEQILKDAGYGQYSWAQFMTNAADTRTRGVDIVGKYNLDLEQFGNLNLSAGYTKARTTIEKVHENPNGFEVLTRESRGFLEHGYPEDKLVFGAVHKLNQWTIALNETRYGKYRKYASSEANAQYDQTFSAQWTTDLDVNYAFTKQLRVSVGVNNLFDSKPDDYNTRLRQTPGQQYSYLSPTAPEGAFYYTRLSYDF; translated from the coding sequence GTGAGCCCATTCAACCGTACACCGCTTCGAACCTTTGCCCTGGTGCCGTTGGCCAGTCTGTTCCTGTCTTTCGCTGCCAGCGCCGAAGAGGCGCGCCAGGTCTACCACATCGCGCCCGGCCCGCTGGACGAAGTGCTGCTGAACATCAGCCGCCAGAGCGGCCAGGTGATTTCCTTCACGCCGCAGCTGGGCAATTATTCCTCGGCGCGGGTCGACGGTTCGCTGTCGGCGCAACAGGCGGTAGACGCCGCGCTCAAGGGCACCGGCCTGCAAGTCCAGGTCAGCCCGGACGGTGCATTCATCATCAAGGAAGGCGCCAAAGTCGCGCCTGCCAGCAACAGCATCAAGGCGCAAACCGCCGAAGCCCAGGCGCCGACCCTCGACCGTGTGGTCGCCATCGGTACCCGTCGCAGCGACGCCACGGCCCTCACCAGCAGCGCCCCGGTGGATGTGATCAACGCCGAGGAACTCAAGCAAACCGGCGCCACCAGCCTCAACCAGGCGCTGTTCCAACTGCTGCCCTCGTTCAACTTTCCACAGAACAACAGCGCCACCCGCGGCCAGGACCCGAAAGGCGCCTCCCTGCGCGGCTTGTCCCCGGACCAGACCCTGGTGCTGATCAACGGCAAGCGCCGGCACACCTCGGCGGTGGTGAACATTTCCGGTGGCGTGCCGTTCATTGGCGCGCAGCCGGTGGACCTCGACATGATCCCCATCAGCGCCATCGACCACGTCGAAGTGCTGCGCGACGGTGCCTCGGCGCAATACGGTTCGGACGCGGTGGCGGGGGTGGTCAACATCGTGCTCAAGGAGCGCGACAGCGGTGGCGGCATCAACACCCAACTGGGCAAATACGCCCAGGGCGACGGCTTCAGCAAAACCACCGATGGCTGGTACGGCATCGGCTTGCCGGGGGATGGTTTCCTGACCCTGAGCTTCAACACCCTGAACAACAAACCCGATGACATCGGCGACAAATACGTCGCCGACGGCCAGGTACAAGACCCGCGCTGGGGCGGTGCCGGGCGCGACAAATACAACCTGGCGGCCAACGCCGAAATCGGCCTGAACGACCAATGGCGCCTCTACAGTTTCGCCACCTTCGGCCAGGACACTTCGGTGAACAACACGCCGCCGCTGCTGGCCAGCAGCCCGAACAACGTGGCCGGGATCTACCCCAACGGCACCATCCCGAAATACCGCTATCGCTATGAAGACGGCGCCGTCACCGTCGGCACCCGCTATGAAGACGAGAGCATCGGCCGCTTCGATTTGAGCGCCACCTATGGCCGCGACGAGCACGACGAACTGGCTTTCAACACCGTCAACCCGAGCTACGGGATCAACAGCCCGACCAAGTTCAACGTCGCCACCCTGGTCAACGACCAGACCAACATCACCCTGGATTACGCCAAGGATCTGAACGTCGACTGGTCGAGCCATCCACTCACCGTGTCGGCGGGCGTTGCCTACCGGCATGAGCAATACCGGCTGGAGGCCGGCGACTACGATTCCTATTCCTACGGTGGCATCGACGGCGTGCAGGTTGGCGCGGTGCAGGCTTCGGGCCTGACCCCGGACGACGCCGGCACCTTCAAGCGTGATGTGGGCGGCGTGTATTTCGGCCTGGAAAACCAGGTCACCGACAAGCTCCAGGTGGGCATTGCCGGGCGTACCGAGCACTACTCGGACTTCGGTTCAGCCACCACCGGCAAACTCTCGGCGCGCTATGACTTCACCCCGAAAGTCGGCCTGCGGGCCACGGTCAACAATGCCTACCACGCGCCCAGCCTGGGCCAGATCGGCACCTCCTGGACCACCACCACCAACCTCGACGCCAACGGCAACCCGGTGCTGACCCGCATGCTGCCGGCCGACAACCCGGCCGCCCGAGCCCTCGGTGCACAGCCGCTGAAGCCCGAGAAGTCCACCAACTTCTCCCTGGGCCTGGTGCTGCGCCCAACCGACCAGGCCTCGCTGACCATCGACGCCTACCAGATCTCGATTCGTGACCGCCTGCTGTTCAGCGGTGGTATTTCCGGGCCGCTGGCCGAGCAGATCCTCAAGGACGCCGGCTACGGCCAGTACTCCTGGGCGCAGTTCATGACCAACGCCGCCGACACCCGCACCCGCGGCGTCGACATCGTGGGCAAGTACAACCTGGACCTTGAGCAGTTCGGCAACCTGAACCTGTCGGCGGGCTACACCAAGGCCCGCACCACTATCGAAAAGGTCCACGAAAACCCCAACGGCTTCGAAGTGCTGACCCGTGAATCCCGTGGCTTCCTGGAGCACGGTTACCCGGAAGACAAGCTGGTGTTTGGCGCGGTCCACAAGCTCAACCAATGGACCATTGCCCTCAACGAAACCCGTTACGGCAAGTACCGCAAATATGCCTCCAGCGAAGCCAACGCCCAGTACGACCAGACCTTCAGTGCGCAATGGACCACCGACCTGGACGTGAACTACGCCTTCACCAAACAACTGCGGGTGTCGGTGGGCGTCAACAACCTGTTCGACAGCAAGCCTGACGACTACAACACCCGTTTGCGCCAGACCCCGGGCCAGCAATACAGCTACCTGTCGCCGACGGCGCCGGAAGGGGCGTTTTACTACACGCGGCTCAGTTATGACTTTTAA
- a CDS encoding FecR domain-containing protein produces the protein MSDDLIDSATRWVVLLRSGEASAADWQRYHQWRAADPRHEALCQQLETRLGVFQIPQTQGVSGKVLQQALDAPSSRRTVLRGALVGAGLMLGAGWLARPVVEDLTADIRTGTGERRTVELADGSELLLNARSAADIQFDPQHRVVRLRDGELLVKIARDSNRPFFIQTDQARLHALGNRLLLREREGQGHVVALNGALEIDGQNGERLQLEAGHEVTYDRFGFGPVLASSSGATAWIDGFLQVRDRPLVEVIDALRPYHNGVLRLDPAVAGLRVSGLYRLDNPDQILDTLARTLPIHITRRTGLWVTVSAA, from the coding sequence ATGAGCGACGACCTGATCGACAGCGCCACTCGCTGGGTGGTGTTGCTGCGCTCCGGCGAGGCGAGTGCCGCCGACTGGCAGCGTTACCATCAGTGGCGTGCCGCAGACCCGCGTCACGAAGCCTTGTGCCAACAACTGGAAACCCGCCTCGGTGTGTTTCAAATTCCGCAGACCCAAGGCGTCAGCGGCAAGGTATTGCAGCAGGCACTGGACGCGCCATCCAGCCGCCGCACGGTGTTGCGCGGCGCCCTGGTGGGCGCTGGCCTGATGCTGGGCGCCGGTTGGCTGGCCCGGCCGGTGGTGGAGGATTTGACCGCCGATATCCGCACCGGCACCGGCGAACGGCGCACTGTAGAGCTGGCGGATGGCAGCGAGTTACTGCTCAACGCCCGCAGTGCCGCCGACATCCAGTTCGACCCACAACACCGCGTGGTGCGCCTGCGCGATGGCGAGTTGCTGGTGAAGATTGCCAGGGACAGCAACCGACCGTTTTTCATTCAGACCGATCAAGCTCGACTGCATGCCTTGGGCAATCGCCTGTTGCTGCGCGAGCGCGAAGGGCAGGGCCATGTGGTGGCGCTCAACGGCGCCCTGGAGATCGACGGCCAGAACGGCGAACGCCTGCAACTGGAGGCCGGGCACGAGGTGACTTATGACCGCTTCGGCTTCGGCCCGGTGCTGGCCAGTTCCTCGGGGGCGACGGCGTGGATCGACGGTTTCCTGCAAGTGCGCGACCGCCCGCTGGTGGAAGTGATCGACGCACTGCGCCCGTATCACAACGGTGTGCTGCGCCTCGATCCGGCGGTGGCAGGGTTGCGGGTCAGCGGCCTGTACCGCCTCGACAATCCCGACCAGATCCTCGACACCCTGGCACGCACCCTGCCGATCCACATCACCCGCCGGACCGGGTTGTGGGTGACCGTCAGTGCCGCCTGA
- a CDS encoding phosphate/phosphite/phosphonate ABC transporter substrate-binding protein, whose amino-acid sequence MSDRYAELLMYVAPQQVQQANERWLSRILERLGATRRKADHLDLRSLWRAPQLLLTQTCGYPLMTELRGQVQVIGRPRYELPHSSGGQHCSLLLTRDDNPRVALADFQDSRGVINGHDSNSGMNLLRERLAPLQQGGRFFAEVGISGAHRESLRWLRENRADLAAIDSVTYDYLARFAPEEVAGLRIVTRSAPSPTLPYISASGSSEHLREVMNLALQDLPEVVQTLGVHEVLPATEADYQVLLEYRQQAEALGYPRLQ is encoded by the coding sequence ATGAGTGACCGCTACGCCGAACTGCTGATGTACGTGGCGCCGCAGCAGGTGCAACAGGCCAATGAGCGCTGGCTTTCGCGCATCCTTGAGCGCCTGGGCGCGACCCGCCGCAAGGCTGATCATCTCGACCTGCGCAGCCTGTGGCGCGCCCCGCAATTGCTGCTGACGCAAACCTGCGGCTACCCGCTGATGACCGAGCTGCGCGGGCAAGTCCAGGTGATTGGCCGCCCGCGCTACGAACTGCCCCACAGCAGCGGCGGCCAGCATTGCAGCCTGCTGCTGACCCGCGACGACAATCCCCGCGTTGCCTTGGCCGACTTCCAAGACAGCCGCGGCGTGATCAACGGCCATGACTCCAACAGCGGCATGAACCTGCTGCGCGAACGCCTGGCGCCGCTGCAGCAGGGCGGTCGGTTCTTTGCCGAAGTCGGCATCAGCGGCGCCCATCGCGAAAGCCTGCGATGGCTGCGGGAAAACCGCGCAGACCTTGCCGCCATCGACAGCGTGACCTACGACTACCTCGCCCGTTTTGCGCCAGAGGAAGTGGCCGGGCTGAGGATCGTCACCCGCAGCGCGCCCAGCCCGACGCTGCCTTACATCAGCGCGTCGGGCTCAAGTGAACACCTGCGGGAGGTCATGAACCTGGCCTTGCAGGATCTGCCCGAAGTGGTGCAAACCCTCGGCGTACACGAAGTGCTGCCCGCCACCGAAGCGGATTACCAGGTGCTGCTGGAATACCGGCAGCAGGCGGAAGCCTTGGGTTATCCACGCCTCCAATGA